In Methanocella paludicola SANAE, the sequence ACGGCGATGTCCACCTCGCCGGCCAGGAGGCGGTCGTCGATCTCCCGCACGAACGCCCCTACGCCCTTCATCGCGTGCAGGGGCTCGCTCGTGTGGACGTCGCCCGATGTCTTGATGATGGCCGGGCTCGCCTCAACGCCCCTTTCAGAGAGCAGGCCGCACACCTTCCGGGCCTGTGCCATGGCGAGCCTGCTGCCCCGGGTCCCCACCCTCATTTCAGCGCTCCGCAGGACTTGATGAACGCCCGGAGCGTGTCCTCGACGTCCCCCCTCTCGTGGGCCGTAGAGAGGAAGCACGTTTCGAACTGCGAGGGAGGGAGGAAGACGCCGTTCTCCAGCATATGCGACCAGAACTTGTCGTAGAGCGCCTTGTTGCAGCGCAGCGCCTGCTGGTAGTTCTCGGGCTTCGGGCCGAAGAACACCTGGAACATGGAGGCCATGCCCGATACCGAGTAGTCCAGCTTCATGCGCTTTAATAACTCGGTAAGCGCCTGCCGGAGGGCCTCTCCCGACTCGTTGAGCTTGATGTGCGCCCGCTGCTTATCTAAGTAGTCTACCGTGGCCATGCCGGCCGTCAGGGAGAGAGGGTTGCCGTTGAAAGTGCCGGCCTGGTACACACCGCCCTGAGGGGCCACCTTCTCCATGATCTCCTTCTTGCCGCCGAAGATGCCGATGGGCAGGCCGCCGCCCGCGATCTTGCCCAGCGTGGTCATGTCCGGCTCGACGCCGAAGTACCCCTGGGCGCCGAACATGCCGACCCGGAAGCCCGTGACCACCTCGTCGAAGATGAGGACGACGCCGTGCTCCTTCGTGAGGTTGCGCACCGCCCTCAGGTAGCCCTCCTTCGGAAGGATCGGGCCCATGTTGCACATCACGGGCTCCATGATCACGCAGGCTACCTGGTCCTTATTACTTTCGAGCGCCGCCTCCATGGCCCGTATATCGTTGAACGGCACCTGGAGGGTGTGCTTTGTGAAATCCTTCGGCACGCCTAAAGAGTCGGGCACGCCCATGGTGGCGGCCCCGGAGCCGGCCTTCACCAGGACCCCGTCGTGGGCCCCGTGGAAGCCCCCCTCGATCTTGACGACCTTGTCCCGGCCCGTGTATCCCCTCGCGGCCCGGATGGCGCTCATGGTCGCCTCCCCGCCGGTGCTCACGAACCTCATCATCTGCATGCCGGGATAGTAATTTCTTATCTTCCGGGCGTACCGCACCTCGAGCTCGCACGGGGTGCCATACAGCCAGCCCTCGTCCAGCTGCTTCCCGATGGCATCCTTTACCGGCGCGGGCTGGTGGCCTAAGATGAGAGGGCCATAGCCCATGCAAAAGTCGATGTAGCCGTTGCCGTCGGCGTCCGTGAGCCGGCATCCCTTCGCCGACTTCGTGTAGAATGGGAACGGCTTCGCGGCCCGGACGGGGCTTGAGACGCCCCCGGGCATCACCTGTAACGCTTCCTCAAAAAGCGCTCTGGAAGTGTCGAGCTTCATGGAACCTCACTTTATTAGCGTTGCGATGTCTTTTGCAAAATATGTTATGAGCATGTCCGCGCCGGCGCGCTTCATCGATATGAGCGCCTCCATGGCGGCCTTTTTCTCGTCCAGCCAGCCGTTTGCCGCGGCGGCCTTTATCATTGCATACTCGCCGCTCACGTTGTAGGCGGCCACGGGCGCCCGGAACTCGTGCTTGACCCGGTACACGACGTCCAAATAAGAGAGGGCGGGCTTCAC encodes:
- the hemL gene encoding glutamate-1-semialdehyde 2,1-aminomutase → MKLDTSRALFEEALQVMPGGVSSPVRAAKPFPFYTKSAKGCRLTDADGNGYIDFCMGYGPLILGHQPAPVKDAIGKQLDEGWLYGTPCELEVRYARKIRNYYPGMQMMRFVSTGGEATMSAIRAARGYTGRDKVVKIEGGFHGAHDGVLVKAGSGAATMGVPDSLGVPKDFTKHTLQVPFNDIRAMEAALESNKDQVACVIMEPVMCNMGPILPKEGYLRAVRNLTKEHGVVLIFDEVVTGFRVGMFGAQGYFGVEPDMTTLGKIAGGGLPIGIFGGKKEIMEKVAPQGGVYQAGTFNGNPLSLTAGMATVDYLDKQRAHIKLNESGEALRQALTELLKRMKLDYSVSGMASMFQVFFGPKPENYQQALRCNKALYDKFWSHMLENGVFLPPSQFETCFLSTAHERGDVEDTLRAFIKSCGALK